In a single window of the Mucilaginibacter defluvii genome:
- a CDS encoding porin family protein — protein MKKYLLSIALLVAGVIGAKAQVSVGAKAGITFSKINADNLDESSITGYQVGGFARFGSDWFLQPELYLGSSGGKFKSDDNTYSGKVRFTTLNIPVLVGKSFGQEDLNFHLAAGPIYSAILSDSRSFGDNVNEAFRNYKSSTLGFQAGGGVDVGNITVDLRYEGGLSKVSNYFDQRQSLWALSVGFKFF, from the coding sequence ATGAAAAAGTATCTATTATCAATTGCCTTGCTGGTGGCTGGTGTCATCGGCGCAAAAGCGCAGGTATCCGTTGGCGCCAAGGCAGGTATTACCTTCTCAAAAATTAATGCGGATAACCTGGATGAATCAAGTATTACGGGTTACCAGGTTGGTGGTTTCGCGCGTTTCGGTTCTGACTGGTTTTTACAACCCGAGCTATACCTGGGCAGCAGCGGCGGTAAATTTAAAAGCGACGACAATACCTACAGTGGTAAAGTACGTTTTACAACGCTGAACATTCCGGTACTGGTAGGCAAAAGCTTTGGCCAGGAAGATTTGAACTTTCACTTAGCTGCAGGCCCTATTTACTCGGCTATTTTAAGCGACAGCCGCAGCTTTGGCGACAATGTAAACGAGGCTTTCCGTAACTACAAAAGCAGCACCCTTGGTTTCCAGGCCGGTGGCGGTGTTGACGTGGGCAACATTACTGTTGACCTGCGTTACGAAGGCGGTTTAAGCAAAGTAAGCAATTACTTTGATCAGCGCCAGAGCCTTTGGGCATTAAGCGTTGGCTTTAAATTCTTTTAA